One Pongo abelii isolate AG06213 chromosome 12, NHGRI_mPonAbe1-v2.0_pri, whole genome shotgun sequence DNA segment encodes these proteins:
- the CDC42EP3 gene encoding cdc42 effector protein 3, protein MPAKTPIYLKAANNKKGKKFKLRDILSPDMISPPLGDFRHTIHIGKEGQHDVFGDISFLQGNYELLPGNQEKAHLGQFPGHNEFFRANSTSDSVFTETPSPVLKNAISLPTIGGSQALMLPLLSPVTFNSKQESFGPAKLPRLSCEPVMEEKAQEKSSLLENGTVHPGDTSWGSSGSASQSSQGRDSHSSSLSEQYPDWPAEDMFDHPTPCELIKGKTKSEESLSDLTGSLLSLQLDLGPSLLDEVLNVMDKNK, encoded by the coding sequence ATGCCAGCCAAGACCCCAATTTACCTGAAAGCAGCCAAtaacaagaaaggaaagaaatttaaactgAGGGACATTCTGTCTCCTGATATGATCAGTCCCCCGCTTGGAGACTTTCGCCACACCATCCACATTGGCAAAGAGGGCCAGCATGATGtctttggagatatttcctttcttcaaGGGAACTATGAGCTTTTACCTGGAAACCAGGAGAAAGCACACCTGGGCCAGTTCCCTGGGCATAATGAGTTCTTCCGGGCCAACAGCACCTCGGACTCTGTGTTCACAGAAACACCCTCCCCGGTGCTCAAAAATGCCATCTCCCTCCCGACCATTGGAGGATCCCAAGCTCTCATGTTGCCCTTATTGTCACCGGTGACATTTAATTCCAAACAGGAGTCCTTTGGGCCAGCAAAGCTGCCCAGGCTTAGCTGCGAGCCCGTCATGGAGGAAAAAGCTCAGGAGAAAAGCAGTCTGTTGGAGAACGGGACAGTCCACCCGGGAGACACCTCGTGGGGCTCCAGCGGTTCTGCATCTCAGTCCAGCCAAGGCAGGGACAGCCACTCCTCCAGCCTGTCCGAACAGTACCCCGACTGGCCAGCCGAGGACATGTTTGACCATCCCACCCCATGTGAGCTCATCAAGGGAAAGACTAAGTCAGAGGAGTCCCTCTCTGACCTTACAGGttccctcctctccctgcagCTTGATCTTGGGCCCTCACT